The window ACGCAAAACGTAGGTGCGCAACTTCAGGTATTCCATGAGCTGCTCGTCGGTCTCGAAGCCTTTGAGTTGGCTGGGCGGAATGGGCTGGCCGATGCGCATCTCGATGGTCGTGTTCTGGCGCTTGAGCATCTCGCGCGGGAGCATGATGGTGCGCAGGCGCGGATGGATGAGCCCCATGAGGTGGAAGAGCGCCCGGTTGGAGCCCTTGAAGTAGACAGGCAGGACGGGCACGCCCGTGCGCTTGATGATGCGGCCCACCGTGGGGCTCCATTCCTTGTCCGTGATGGCCCGCTTGAGAATGTTGATGGAGGAGACCTCGCCGGCCGGGAAGATGCCCAGGATGCCGCCATCGCGCAGGAAGCGCATGGCTTCCTTGAGGGGGCCGATGTTCTTCTTGGTGGAATCGCCCGTGCCGAAGGGATCGACCTGGATGATGATCCGGGCCATCTCGGGAATCAGGGCGAGCAGGTAGTTGGCCATCAGCTTGGCGTCGGGCCTGGCCTGGCGCAGCACCTTGGCCAGGATCATGCCCTCCACGGCCCCGAAGGGATGGTTGGCCACGACCACGCACGGCCCCTCGGCGGGGATGCGGGCACGGTCCTCGTCGGAAAGGGCGATGTCGATGCCCATGGTTCCCAGCGCCATGTCGAGGAAACGGTCCGTGTCACCCACGGCACTGTGGGCGTAGATGCGGTTTATCTCCGAAAGACCGATGAACTTCGACAGCGGCGGTGTGAGCAGCGAATAAAGGGTCTTGGCGATGGGGCCGCCGGAGGGCGGCGGGAGCCTCAGGAGCTCCGATCGGGACGGTTGGTGCTGCATGGTCTCCCTGCCCGCGCCGGACGCCTCCGGTCGCGGGGAATCCTCCCGCGAGGCGCTGGAGGGCGCAGCGCAAGTTGGCCTGTCAGGCGAATTTTTCGACACCATTGATATCCGGCAGTTGGTTACCGCAAGGCAACTCTTGCGTGTAATTTAGGTGAATTCATCGCCCTGGGCAAGGAAAACCGGCGGCGCTCAGATCGCAAGGCCGCGCGCGGTCACGGCCAGCCAGTCCACGACCAGCGAGGGGTTGACCTTGGTTTGCAGGGATTCCCGGGCCTGATCGAGAAGCAGATCCAGACGGCGCAGCCCGGCCAGATCCAGGCGCTCGGCCAGAAAGCGCGCCCCGCCGGCCGTGGCCGTCCCGGAAAGCGCCTGGGCCAGATCGCGCTGGGCCGCGATCACGAACGCTTCGGCCTGCGCCTTGTCGAGCTTGGCCTTGCCTCCCGTGTGGGCGAAGAGCCCCCTGCCTGTGTCCAGAAATCCGTAAAAGGCCGCAGTGAGCGCGCCTGCGGGGTCGTCCGCCGCTCCTTCTCCCTCCGGGGCGCTTGTGGGGCGCGGCCAGGCCAGGGTCATGACGAAGCTGCGCGAGACAAGCGTGGGCAGGATGCGCTCGCGCTGCGGCGCGGTGAGCACGAAGACGTTGAAGGGGCCAGGCTCCTCGATGGACTTGAGCAGCAGGTTGGCGTGCTCGTCGAGCATGCCCTGGACCTCAAACAACGCCACGACGCGGCGCGTTCCCTCGCGTGGCGGCTCGCCCAGCACCCGGCGCGCCTCCCGCAACTCATCGATGACGTCCTTCCAGGGGCCAGCGCTGAAATCGAAAAAGAACAGGTCGCGCGAGGCTTGGCCATGCATCTGCACGCAGGCCGGGCAGGCTCCGCAGGGGCCGGTCTCGGACAGCGCCGCGCAATTCACAGCCGCGGCCCAAAAAAGGCTCATGACCCGTCGCTCGGCCTGGCTGCCGCCTTCGAGCAGCAGGCTTGCGGGCGGCTTTTGCGCCAGACGCGCCAGACGCCCGGCCGCCCTGATCTGCCGTTTAGGAAACATATCCATCAACAAAGCATACACCACGCTCGCGCGCCTGACTAGCGGCGCTCCGCGTGCCTATCGCCTGATTTTCTCTCCTCCCCTCTAAACGAAATCCGGAATCGGTCCGTAAAAGGGGGTGTGCGCCACGAAACGATTTTTCGGAGTTCGCCCATGCAGCCGCAAACCTCTTCCTTCCGTTCCCGCGGCCCTGCCGCGGCCCCAAGCGCGCCTCTGGGCGACGCTTCCCTGCGCCCCCTGCCGGACATCGGCAGCGATCCCAAAGTCCGCGCCCTGCTCACGTCTGTGGTCGAGGCGGAGCTTTTGCGCATCACGGGTCTGACCCGTCCCGCCACAGTGGCCTCGGTGCGCATGCTTCTCGAGCAGGCTCTGGTCCGCTGCCTGGCCACGGCCGACTCCGGGACGAATCTCTTGAGCGCCTCGGCCCTGACGGCGCTGTGCCGCGAGGCCATGCGCGTCTGGCTGGTCTCGGCCCACTATCCCCTGCAGCACACCGCCGACCTCCTGGATGCGGTGCTCGTGGCCGCCGGGCACGAGCCGAGCCTGCCCGCGCGCTGCCCCGATCTGCTCACGCCGCTGCAGAAATCGCTTCTCGGCCTGCTTTTCATCGAGGGACTTCCCCTGGAGCACGCCGCGCGCTTCCTCGGCCTGCCGGACGAACCCCTGCGCCAGACCCTGGCCGAGGCCATGGAGCGGGTACAGGGCCTGGGCCTTCGCCGGGGCGCAAAGCACCCTGTCGCCTCGGCCTGAAAAAAGAAGATTGTCACCAGACGGAACCCTTCGCGCCGCTGGCAATTTCCCTCGATCCGTCATAGGCTTCGCTCGTCCGCCGCGAGTTGCGCCTCGCCCGGCGCTCCGAGAACCCCTCATGACGCAACGACAACCCGGATTCCGCTGTCGCCGCTGCGGCCACTGCTGCCTGGCGCTCCGGGCCCACGATACCGAGTGCGAGCCCGAGGACTTCGCCCGCTGGCAGGCCCAGGGACGCCACGACATCCTGGCCCGCATCGAAACCGTGGCCCCTGGCGGGGCGGAGCCGGTGCGCCGGATGTGGTACACCGTCGAGGGGGAGCGGCGCGTGGTCGATGCCTGTCCCTGGCTCGAGATCCGCGACGGAGCGTATTCCTGCGCCATCGAGTCCACAAAGGCGGCCATCTGCCGCGACTTTCCCCTGGACGCCCACCACGCCCGCTCATGCGGCTGCCCCGGCTACGACGATCTCCCGGATTCAGACCGCTGAATACGCCTCATCTGCCGTGTTGCCGTAAAAAACTCGCTGAACAAACATTCAGGAAAAATACCGGCGATCCGGTTCCCTCCTCGCGAGCAAGGCCGTTCAAGGCACCACGGAAACCGGGGAGCGGCCGGTTCGACAAGGCTATTATCTCGACCGATTGACTCGTATTTCACCAGATTGTAACGTCGCCCCGCCGATGGGGGGATGCTGTCGGAAGCGACGCCGCAGCGCCCCCCATCGCCTATTTTTTGCACACTATTCGTGCATGGAGGATAAATGTGAGCATCAGTAAAACGTTCATGGCCGTCTGCGGCTGCCTGTGCCTCGTCGTCATGGCCGCCCTGGTGGTGATCATCGGGCGCGACATGCGTTCCGAGATCGAAATCCAGTACCGGCAGAAGGCGGACATGCTTTTGTGGTCCATGAAGGCCGTGCGCTCACACGTGGGCGGCGTCATGCGTCCCGAGGCCACCAAGCTGGTGGAGAAGGGAGACTTCGTCACCGAGCTGCAGTCCACCTCGTTCGCGGCCAATGGCGTCTTCTCCCGCATTCCGGAGGACAAGCGCTACGACATCGTGTTCCGCACCGTCTCGACCAAGCCGCTCAACCACAACAACCGGGCCTCGCAGGTTGAGGCCGAATTGATCCGGCTGCTGGACGACATGCACCGGGCCAAGGAGAAGGAACTCGTCTGGCAGGGCGTGAAGACCATCGACGGCGTGGACAACTACATCATCGCCATCGGCGAACCCAACAAAGCGAGCTGCCTGCCCTGCCACTCCAGGCCCGAGGACGCTCCGGTGTCCCTGCGCGGCAAGTACGCCTTCGACAGCCCGCCCCGGCTCGACAACCGCGTCGAGACCATGGAGATCGTCTACATCCCAATCGCCAAGGTGCAGGAGACCGTGGCCGGATCGAGCCGCCTAGTCGCCTTCATCGGCCTTGCAGGACTGGCGGGCATCCTGGCCGTGCTCTACCTGACCTTCTCGCGCCTCGTGGGACGCCCCCTGGCGCGCATCGAGAAGTTCGCGGCCGAAGTGGAGAAGGGTAATCTCGACGCCCGCGCCGAGGGCGTCTTCCGCTCCGATCTCGGGCGGCTCAAGGGCGCCATCGAAGGCATGGTCGCCCGCCTGAAGAGCATGATCGCCCAGTCGGCCCAGAAAGAAGACGAGGCCAACCGTTGCGCACGCCAGGCCGAGGAAAGCCTGCGCTCGGCATCCGAAGCCCGCGAGGAGGCCAACCGGGCGCGTCAGGAGGCGCTGCGCGCCGCGGCCGAAGAGCTTCTGGCCGTGGTCGAAGGCATCCACGACAAGGCCAGCCTGCTGCGCAAGCAGGTGGGCGAGGCCGAACGCGGCGCACAGGAACAGCGCGACCGGCTCGACGCCGCCGTAAACACGGTCGAAGAGATCAGCGCCTCGGTGGTGGTCGTCTCCACCCGGGCCGACGAGGCCAGCGAGCGCGCCCAGGCCACGCGCGAAAAAGCCGCCGAGGGCTCGACCATCGCGGGCAAGGCCGTGGATTCCGTGAACACGGTCAACGAAATGGCCACGACCCTGAAGGACAACATGGGCACGCTGGGCGACAAGGCCAAGGCCATCGGCCAGGTCATCGGCGTGATCAACGACATCGCCGACCAGACGAACCTGCTTGCGCTGAACGCCGCCATCGAAGCCGCCCGCGCGGGCGACGCCGGGCGCGGCTTCGCCGTGGTCGCGGACGAAGTGCGAAAGCTGGCCGAGAAGACCGTGCTCGCGACCAAGGAGGTCACCGAGCACATCAAGGGCATCCAAGACGCCGCCTCGCTGAACATCGAGGGCGTGGACAAGGCCAAGGAGGCCGTGGACGAGGCCACGCGGCACGGCAACGCCTCGGGCCGCTCGCTGGAGGACATCCTGCGGCTGGCCGAGACCTCGGCCGAGGGTGTGCGCCAGATCGCCGAGGACGCCCGCTCCCAGGCTCGGGCCACGGACGAGGTGCGCGGCACGCTCGAGCGCATCAGCCATCTCGCGGCCGAATACTCCAGGGGCATGTCCGCCTCGGCCGACGCGGCCGCGGCCCTGGACACCATGGCTGAGGATCTGCGCCGCCTGATCCGCGACCTGGACAAGAAGTAATCGACCCCGAACAGGGGTTCCCGTTCGGAACGAAAGAGCCCGCCGTGCATCATGCACGGCGGGCTCTTTCACGTTGCGGCGCGTTAAATACGCGCTTCCTCGACGGTGTGGCTGCTACATGTCCGCCAGGGCCTTCTCCCAGACCGGCAACGCGGGGCGGCCGTCCGTCGTCGTCACGCCGTCAAGCCACGCTCGGTACAGCTCGGGATTCTTCTTCAGCCACGCGGCGGCCGCCTCGATAGGCTTCATGCCGGGGTTGTCGTGCAGCGTAACCATGATCTGGTTGATCATCTCCACGGGCACGCGATAGTTTTTGAGGAACCTAGCCACGTTGGGCTGCTCCGTGTCGAAGCCCGCGCGGATGTTGGTGTAGACCACGGCGGTGCCGTCGTTCTCGCCGAAGGTCTCGGCCGTGCTGCCATCGAGATATTTCATGTCGATATTCTCGTTCATGCTGTGCGGCGACCAGCCGAGGAAGACGATCCACTGCTCGTTCCTGGCGAAGGACTGCACCTGGCCGAGCATGGCGGGCTCGCTGGAAGGCACCAACTCGAACCTGCCCAGGTCGTGCATGTCCGCGTCGAT is drawn from Alkalidesulfovibrio alkalitolerans DSM 16529 and contains these coding sequences:
- a CDS encoding DNA polymerase III subunit delta, coding for MFPKRQIRAAGRLARLAQKPPASLLLEGGSQAERRVMSLFWAAAVNCAALSETGPCGACPACVQMHGQASRDLFFFDFSAGPWKDVIDELREARRVLGEPPREGTRRVVALFEVQGMLDEHANLLLKSIEEPGPFNVFVLTAPQRERILPTLVSRSFVMTLAWPRPTSAPEGEGAADDPAGALTAAFYGFLDTGRGLFAHTGGKAKLDKAQAEAFVIAAQRDLAQALSGTATAGGARFLAERLDLAGLRRLDLLLDQARESLQTKVNPSLVVDWLAVTARGLAI
- a CDS encoding YkgJ family cysteine cluster protein, with translation MTQRQPGFRCRRCGHCCLALRAHDTECEPEDFARWQAQGRHDILARIETVAPGGAEPVRRMWYTVEGERRVVDACPWLEIRDGAYSCAIESTKAAICRDFPLDAHHARSCGCPGYDDLPDSDR
- a CDS encoding methyl-accepting chemotaxis protein yields the protein MSISKTFMAVCGCLCLVVMAALVVIIGRDMRSEIEIQYRQKADMLLWSMKAVRSHVGGVMRPEATKLVEKGDFVTELQSTSFAANGVFSRIPEDKRYDIVFRTVSTKPLNHNNRASQVEAELIRLLDDMHRAKEKELVWQGVKTIDGVDNYIIAIGEPNKASCLPCHSRPEDAPVSLRGKYAFDSPPRLDNRVETMEIVYIPIAKVQETVAGSSRLVAFIGLAGLAGILAVLYLTFSRLVGRPLARIEKFAAEVEKGNLDARAEGVFRSDLGRLKGAIEGMVARLKSMIAQSAQKEDEANRCARQAEESLRSASEAREEANRARQEALRAAAEELLAVVEGIHDKASLLRKQVGEAERGAQEQRDRLDAAVNTVEEISASVVVVSTRADEASERAQATREKAAEGSTIAGKAVDSVNTVNEMATTLKDNMGTLGDKAKAIGQVIGVINDIADQTNLLALNAAIEAARAGDAGRGFAVVADEVRKLAEKTVLATKEVTEHIKGIQDAASLNIEGVDKAKEAVDEATRHGNASGRSLEDILRLAETSAEGVRQIAEDARSQARATDEVRGTLERISHLAAEYSRGMSASADAAAALDTMAEDLRRLIRDLDKK